A single region of the Demequina sp. genome encodes:
- a CDS encoding pyruvate carboxylase: MFSKVLVANRAEIAVRAFRAAYELGAKTVAVFPHEDRMSEHRVKADEAYLIGVEGHPIKAYLDIDEIIRVAKLSGADAIYPGYGFLSENVELARRCAAEGITFIGPPPEVLAKAGDKVAALKAARDAGVPVLNSSEPSRDVGTLIRAAEEIGFPIFVKAVAGGGGRGMRRVETRDALPDALAAAMREAENAFGDPTVFLEQAVLGPRHIEVQILADAGGTTVHLFERDCSVQRRHQKVVEIAPAPALDPSIREALCADAVKFATSLGYVNAGTVEFLLATEGERAGQHVFIEMNPRIQVEHTVTEEVTGIDIVCAQMRIASGESLKEVGIRQEDVTVTGFAIQTRITTEDPTNGFLPDTGRIVAYRSPGGAGVRLDGATAMAGNSVTGHFDSMLVKLTCRGHDFETAVTRASRALAEFRIRGVTNNIRFLRAVLATPEFRAGGVTTAFIDQHPELLQVPESAERSTKLLTYLGFTTVNRPNGEHADDILRPWEKLPSIDIHAEPPAGTRQQLLELGPEGFARALRERQSLAVTETTMRDAHQSLLATRVRTFDLLKAAGHVARMTPELFSVECWGGATYDVALRFLSEDPWLRLARLREAMPNIALQMLLRGRNTVGYTPYPDEVAVAFVQEATETGIDIFRIFDALNDVDQMRPAIQAVRATGQSVAEATLCYTGNMVSPDEDLYTLDYYLRLADSLVEAGAHILAIKDMAGLLRPAAAYTLVSALRERFDLPVHLHTHDTAGGQIGTLLAAAEAGVDAVDVANSAMAGTTSQPPMSALIAALEHTTRDTGVSLEAAEALEPYWEAVRRLYAPFESGLPGPTGRVYHHEIPGGQLSNLRQQAISLGLAEKFEQIEDMYAAADRILGRLVKVTPSSKVVGDLALHLVGIGADPADFAENPGKYDIPDSVIGFLQGELGDPPGGWPEPFRTKALAGRSFERKVAEITEDDRSVLAASGPERQRRLNHLLFPGPAKDFDVAVETYGDISVIDTFHYLYGLTVGSGEEVTVDLSQGVQMIATLEALGEPDDHGERTAMFSYNGAIRPVQVRDESATVDFVSREKADAGRPGSIAAPFSGAVSPVVAVGDTVTAGQTVATIEAMKMESSITSPVDGTVTRVVVSGVETLSGGDLVLEVS; encoded by the coding sequence ATGTTCTCCAAAGTCCTCGTGGCGAACCGAGCCGAGATTGCCGTGCGCGCGTTCCGCGCCGCCTACGAACTCGGCGCAAAGACGGTGGCGGTGTTCCCGCACGAGGACCGCATGTCCGAGCACCGCGTCAAGGCGGACGAGGCCTACCTGATCGGGGTCGAGGGGCACCCCATCAAGGCGTACCTCGACATCGACGAGATCATCCGCGTCGCCAAGCTCTCCGGCGCCGACGCCATCTACCCCGGGTACGGGTTCCTCAGTGAGAACGTTGAGCTCGCGCGTCGCTGCGCCGCAGAGGGAATCACCTTCATCGGCCCGCCACCAGAGGTGCTGGCCAAGGCGGGCGACAAGGTCGCGGCGCTCAAGGCCGCTCGCGACGCGGGCGTGCCCGTGCTCAACTCCTCGGAGCCCTCGCGAGACGTGGGCACTCTCATTCGTGCCGCGGAGGAGATCGGCTTCCCGATCTTCGTCAAGGCGGTCGCGGGCGGTGGCGGCCGTGGCATGCGGCGTGTTGAGACGAGGGACGCCCTGCCCGACGCTCTGGCGGCGGCGATGCGCGAGGCCGAGAACGCCTTCGGCGACCCCACGGTGTTCCTCGAGCAGGCGGTGCTTGGGCCGCGACACATCGAGGTGCAGATCCTCGCGGACGCGGGCGGCACCACCGTGCACCTCTTCGAGCGCGACTGCTCGGTGCAGCGTCGGCACCAGAAGGTCGTGGAGATCGCTCCCGCTCCGGCGCTGGATCCCTCGATTCGCGAGGCGCTGTGCGCGGATGCGGTGAAGTTCGCGACGTCCTTGGGCTATGTGAACGCGGGCACCGTAGAGTTCCTGCTCGCCACCGAGGGGGAGCGCGCCGGCCAGCACGTGTTCATCGAGATGAACCCGCGAATCCAGGTGGAGCACACGGTGACCGAGGAGGTCACCGGCATCGACATCGTGTGCGCGCAGATGCGGATCGCCTCCGGCGAGTCGCTTAAGGAAGTCGGGATCCGCCAAGAGGACGTCACGGTCACCGGTTTCGCCATCCAGACGCGCATCACGACCGAGGACCCCACCAACGGCTTCCTCCCTGACACGGGCCGCATCGTCGCCTACCGGTCCCCGGGCGGCGCCGGCGTGCGCCTCGACGGCGCCACAGCCATGGCCGGCAACTCGGTCACGGGGCACTTCGACTCGATGCTCGTGAAGCTCACGTGCCGCGGCCACGACTTCGAGACCGCCGTGACGCGGGCGTCTCGCGCGCTCGCCGAGTTCCGCATCCGCGGCGTGACCAACAACATTCGCTTCTTGCGGGCCGTGCTCGCCACCCCGGAGTTCCGCGCCGGGGGAGTGACCACCGCGTTCATCGACCAGCACCCGGAGTTGCTGCAGGTGCCGGAGAGCGCCGAGCGCTCCACGAAGCTGCTGACCTACCTTGGCTTCACCACGGTCAACCGGCCCAACGGGGAGCACGCTGACGACATCCTGCGGCCGTGGGAGAAGCTTCCCAGCATCGACATCCACGCGGAGCCGCCGGCGGGCACGCGTCAGCAGCTGCTCGAACTTGGCCCCGAGGGCTTTGCGCGGGCACTGCGGGAGCGCCAGTCCCTCGCGGTCACCGAGACGACGATGCGCGACGCCCACCAGTCGCTGCTCGCCACGCGTGTGCGCACGTTCGACCTGCTCAAGGCGGCGGGGCACGTTGCGCGCATGACTCCGGAGCTGTTCTCCGTGGAGTGCTGGGGCGGCGCCACGTACGACGTGGCGCTGCGCTTCCTTAGCGAGGACCCGTGGCTGAGGCTCGCGCGGCTTCGCGAGGCCATGCCGAACATCGCCCTGCAGATGCTGCTGCGGGGTCGCAACACGGTGGGCTACACGCCGTATCCCGACGAGGTAGCGGTTGCGTTCGTTCAAGAGGCAACCGAGACCGGGATCGACATCTTCCGCATCTTCGACGCGCTCAACGACGTGGACCAGATGCGCCCGGCGATTCAGGCGGTGCGCGCCACCGGGCAGTCCGTCGCGGAGGCGACGCTTTGCTACACCGGCAACATGGTCTCGCCGGACGAGGACCTCTACACGCTCGACTACTACCTGCGGCTGGCCGACTCGCTCGTCGAGGCCGGGGCGCACATCCTCGCGATCAAGGACATGGCGGGTCTGCTGCGACCCGCGGCGGCATACACGCTGGTATCCGCGCTGCGCGAGCGCTTCGACCTGCCGGTGCACCTCCACACGCACGACACGGCCGGCGGCCAGATCGGCACTCTCCTCGCGGCAGCGGAGGCGGGGGTGGACGCTGTGGACGTCGCGAACTCCGCGATGGCCGGCACCACCTCCCAGCCGCCCATGAGCGCGCTCATCGCGGCGCTCGAGCACACGACGCGAGACACAGGCGTATCCCTTGAGGCCGCCGAGGCGCTCGAGCCCTACTGGGAGGCCGTGCGGCGCCTCTACGCGCCCTTCGAGTCCGGCCTGCCGGGGCCCACGGGCCGCGTCTATCACCACGAGATTCCGGGCGGACAGCTCTCCAACCTGCGTCAGCAGGCGATCTCGCTCGGGCTCGCGGAGAAGTTCGAACAGATCGAGGACATGTACGCGGCCGCGGACCGGATCCTTGGCCGCCTCGTCAAGGTCACGCCGTCGTCCAAGGTGGTCGGCGATCTAGCGCTGCACCTCGTGGGCATCGGTGCTGACCCGGCGGACTTCGCGGAGAATCCTGGCAAGTACGACATCCCGGATTCGGTGATCGGCTTCCTGCAGGGCGAGCTCGGGGACCCACCAGGCGGCTGGCCCGAGCCCTTCCGCACCAAGGCACTTGCAGGTCGCTCGTTCGAGCGCAAGGTCGCGGAGATCACGGAAGACGACCGCTCGGTCCTCGCAGCGTCGGGCCCCGAGCGCCAACGGCGACTCAACCACCTGCTGTTCCCAGGACCGGCCAAGGACTTCGACGTGGCCGTGGAGACGTACGGCGACATCTCGGTGATCGACACGTTCCACTACCTCTATGGCCTCACGGTCGGCAGTGGGGAAGAGGTCACTGTTGATCTGAGCCAGGGCGTCCAGATGATCGCTACGCTCGAGGCGCTCGGCGAGCCGGACGACCACGGCGAACGCACCGCGATGTTCTCCTATAACGGCGCCATCCGGCCCGTGCAGGTGCGTGACGAGTCGGCGACCGTTGACTTCGTGTCTCGCGAGAAGGCCGACGCTGGGCGGCCAGGGTCGATCGCCGCGCCGTTCTCTGGGGCCGTGTCGCCGGTGGTTGCGGTGGGCGACACGGTGACGGCCGGGCAGACCGTGGCGACGATCGAGGCCATGAAGATGGAGTCGTCGATCACGTCGCCCGTGGACGGGACGGTCACTCGCGTGGTGGTGTCCGGCGTGGAGACGCTGTCCGGCGGCGACCTGGTGCTCGAGGTCTCCTAG
- a CDS encoding MerR family transcriptional regulator — MGEGAQGILFDDGLAHLDENVGYRGPTACKAAGITYRQLDYWARTGLVEPTVRSATGSGTQRLYGFKDILVLRVVKRLLDSGVSLQQIRTAVEHLRERGVEDLSRITLMSDGASVYECTSNDEVIDLVQGGQGVFGIALGKVWRELEGSLSQLPADRGEADVATDTGVVDELAERRARRSNAS; from the coding sequence GTGGGTGAGGGCGCGCAAGGCATCCTGTTCGACGACGGGCTCGCGCACCTCGATGAGAACGTCGGCTACCGCGGTCCCACCGCGTGCAAGGCCGCGGGCATCACCTACCGACAGCTCGACTACTGGGCCCGGACGGGGCTCGTGGAGCCCACGGTGCGGTCCGCGACCGGCTCGGGAACCCAGCGTCTGTATGGCTTCAAGGACATCCTCGTGCTGCGCGTCGTGAAGCGCCTGCTCGATTCCGGAGTCTCGCTTCAGCAGATTCGCACGGCCGTGGAGCACCTGCGCGAACGCGGCGTCGAGGACCTTTCCCGCATCACGCTGATGTCCGATGGTGCCTCCGTGTACGAGTGCACGTCCAACGACGAGGTGATCGACCTCGTGCAGGGCGGCCAGGGAGTGTTCGGCATCGCGCTCGGCAAGGTGTGGCGCGAACTCGAGGGATCGCTGTCCCAGCTGCCCGCCGACCGTGGCGAGGCGGACGTCGCGACCGATACCGGCGTCGTCGATGAGCTTGCCGAGCGTCGCGCCCGCCGTTCGAACGCCTCCTGA
- a CDS encoding MerR family transcriptional regulator, whose protein sequence is MSGSAAASHGALDSANSGAATSGIDREVLTGRWPHALSHEPLLRVSDVLALIQAEFPALTPSKLRFFDAQGLVCPGRTPAGYRQYSAADVERVRFVLRQQRDHYRPLTVIAQHLDALDKGTMHERVSPHAIDGEDDDYLTIPQLSSRAGVSEEVVAQLAEAGVIRQSVPGAFERDVLDLVVASGAYLAAGGDVRSLRSLCLSARREADRADAVVAPVRGRGEAGGGRGIRPRALGIRDRGVRGLCQGQFASITTVV, encoded by the coding sequence ATGAGCGGCTCGGCAGCCGCCTCGCACGGGGCGCTCGACAGCGCCAATTCCGGCGCTGCAACCTCTGGCATTGACCGCGAGGTGCTGACCGGCCGCTGGCCGCACGCGCTGTCCCACGAACCGCTCTTGCGCGTGAGCGACGTGCTCGCGCTCATCCAGGCCGAGTTTCCCGCGCTCACCCCCTCCAAGCTCCGCTTCTTCGACGCGCAGGGCCTTGTCTGCCCGGGGCGCACGCCCGCGGGATACCGCCAGTACTCGGCCGCGGACGTGGAGCGGGTGCGGTTTGTGCTGCGGCAGCAGCGCGACCACTACCGCCCGCTGACCGTGATCGCGCAGCACCTCGATGCCCTCGACAAGGGAACGATGCACGAGCGGGTGTCTCCGCACGCGATCGACGGCGAGGACGACGACTACCTGACGATCCCTCAGCTCTCTTCGCGCGCGGGCGTGAGCGAAGAGGTCGTGGCCCAGCTGGCGGAGGCGGGAGTCATTCGCCAGTCGGTGCCCGGCGCGTTCGAGAGGGACGTTCTTGACCTCGTGGTCGCGAGCGGCGCGTACCTCGCGGCGGGTGGCGACGTCCGCTCACTGCGGTCGCTGTGCCTCTCCGCGCGGCGAGAGGCGGATAGGGCCGACGCCGTGGTCGCCCCCGTGCGCGGCAGGGGAGAGGCGGGGGGAGGCCGAGGAATCCGCCCGAGAGCTCTCGGAATCCGCGATCGCGGTGTTCGGGGCTTGTGTCAGGGGCAGTTTGCGTCGATAACTACCGTGGTGTAG
- a CDS encoding FHA domain-containing protein, with protein MSIDAATDEAAPGRLSAADQAAVDALGPEHALLIVHYGPNQGARFLLDVDSTTAGRSVNSDIFLDDVTVSRQHVVFDRKGSQFSIRDAGSLNGTYVNHQSVTDAVLHDGDEVQIGKYRLTFHAGRPAS; from the coding sequence ATGTCGATCGACGCCGCGACCGACGAGGCCGCACCCGGGAGGCTGTCTGCCGCGGACCAGGCCGCCGTCGACGCGCTAGGGCCCGAGCACGCCCTCCTCATCGTCCATTACGGCCCCAACCAGGGAGCCCGCTTCCTGCTCGACGTGGACTCGACGACGGCGGGGCGCTCCGTCAACTCGGACATCTTCCTGGACGACGTCACCGTGAGCCGCCAGCACGTCGTCTTCGATCGCAAGGGCTCGCAGTTCTCGATCAGGGACGCGGGTTCCCTCAATGGCACCTACGTGAACCACCAGTCGGTGACCGACGCCGTGCTCCACGATGGCGATGAAGTGCAGATTGGCAAGTACCGCCTCACGTTCCACGCCGGCCGCCCCGCTTCATGA
- a CDS encoding CDP-alcohol phosphatidyltransferase family protein, which produces MTPPPNPAEPSDAVWTIPNIISMVRIVLIVVFTWLLVTEHDGWAITALAAAGISDFLDGFLARRWGQVTKLGRVLDPTADRLLTLAVVLGLGLRGIIPWWLVGVLFARDIVVGIALLWGRSRNVGSPQVTMTGKWATALLYVFLPLAYLAAVAFPRLGVAAHGRDHRSGRRRGAVLGGRARLRQGRAQPRG; this is translated from the coding sequence GTGACCCCGCCGCCCAATCCCGCCGAACCGTCGGACGCCGTCTGGACCATTCCCAACATCATCTCGATGGTGCGGATAGTCCTCATCGTGGTGTTCACGTGGCTTCTCGTCACCGAGCACGACGGGTGGGCGATCACGGCGCTCGCCGCCGCGGGCATCAGCGACTTCCTCGACGGCTTCCTTGCCCGACGCTGGGGCCAGGTCACGAAGTTGGGTCGCGTTCTGGACCCCACGGCCGACAGACTGCTCACCCTGGCCGTTGTGCTCGGCCTTGGTCTGCGCGGGATCATCCCGTGGTGGCTCGTGGGCGTGCTGTTCGCGCGCGACATCGTGGTGGGGATCGCGCTGCTGTGGGGCCGTTCTCGGAACGTCGGTTCCCCGCAGGTGACGATGACTGGGAAGTGGGCGACCGCCCTGCTCTACGTGTTCTTGCCGCTCGCCTACCTTGCGGCGGTGGCGTTCCCCCGACTGGGAGTGGCTGCACACGGTCGCGATCATCGGAGCGGCCGGCGCCGCGGTGCTGTATTGGGCGGCCGGGCTCGGTTACGTCAGGGACGTGCGCAACCGCGCGGCTAG
- a CDS encoding alpha/beta-hydrolase family protein: MTYPRWARLDYGGVLVGLVFVALSMTPSMLPRPWYYQGAVSGVSFAGGYALGVALWQVVRWAVRWRNDWLTVWGWAIIAGVWAVLFVIMLHFATQWQNGVRAAVGWDDLDSAQGWRLLAVTVAVAGICVAIGRGIARLYRRVRVRTGHLFAARGRRSGGTLATLTATGVMALGVLLAWLVVSSGVVLFLDSRWDVRNNTMDPAYPQPTSSLRSGGPGSLVNWADVGSKGRSVVDSGPSAAQIAEVTGEPAIEPIRIYVGLNSAPTYAERAQLAVRELERTHAEDRAIVVLPGLTGTGWLEPQAIDSIEYLHGGDTAMVAAQYSVSPSWVSSIFHPEQSVAGTKALYEAVHAWWEALPADHRPQLVVYGVSLGAQALQETFGTVDAMVDGVEGAVFAGTPAITPLSHELRAMRDPGTPVTWPVVSSVPQVQFFPNASAARDFDGTWAAPRIAYLEHGNDPVVWMDWSIFYKKPEWLSAGQRSPDISEQMVFIPLVTGLQGLADMAMAEGVPDDAATATPTRPSTRGSRSRETGASTRRPSTAFRTSSTSTTPPRRSASSAALPRSGARRSVGGRKGCAMTDKDDRRHKAFEQIRANELARGASEDEAAQTAAATVDKVLAAQDGSD; this comes from the coding sequence ATGACCTACCCGCGCTGGGCCCGCCTTGACTACGGCGGCGTGCTCGTGGGTCTCGTCTTCGTGGCGCTGTCCATGACGCCGTCGATGCTGCCTCGACCCTGGTACTACCAGGGCGCCGTCTCCGGCGTGAGCTTCGCCGGAGGATACGCGCTTGGCGTGGCCCTGTGGCAGGTGGTGCGGTGGGCCGTGCGGTGGCGGAACGACTGGCTCACGGTCTGGGGCTGGGCGATCATCGCTGGCGTCTGGGCGGTGCTATTCGTGATCATGCTGCACTTCGCCACCCAGTGGCAGAACGGCGTGCGGGCCGCCGTCGGGTGGGACGACCTCGACTCGGCGCAAGGCTGGCGACTCCTCGCGGTGACCGTGGCCGTCGCCGGGATCTGCGTGGCCATTGGGAGAGGAATCGCGCGCCTCTACCGACGCGTGCGGGTTCGCACGGGGCACCTGTTCGCCGCGCGGGGCAGGCGATCGGGCGGGACGCTCGCGACCCTCACGGCGACCGGGGTCATGGCGCTTGGCGTGCTGCTCGCGTGGCTCGTCGTCTCCTCGGGCGTGGTGCTGTTCCTCGACTCCAGGTGGGACGTGCGCAACAACACGATGGATCCTGCGTACCCACAGCCCACCTCGTCGCTGCGATCCGGAGGCCCTGGCTCGCTCGTGAACTGGGCAGACGTCGGGTCCAAGGGTCGGTCCGTCGTCGACTCGGGACCGAGCGCCGCACAGATCGCCGAGGTCACCGGAGAGCCAGCCATCGAGCCCATCCGCATCTACGTTGGGCTCAACTCGGCGCCCACCTACGCGGAGCGCGCGCAGCTCGCCGTCAGGGAACTCGAACGCACCCATGCGGAAGACAGGGCGATCGTCGTTCTGCCAGGGCTGACCGGCACCGGCTGGCTGGAGCCGCAGGCGATCGACTCCATCGAGTACCTTCACGGCGGCGACACCGCAATGGTCGCCGCGCAGTACTCGGTGTCTCCCTCATGGGTGAGCTCGATCTTCCACCCCGAGCAGTCCGTCGCGGGGACGAAGGCGCTCTACGAAGCAGTTCACGCATGGTGGGAGGCGCTGCCCGCGGACCATAGGCCGCAGCTGGTCGTGTACGGCGTGAGCCTGGGGGCCCAGGCGCTCCAGGAGACCTTCGGGACCGTTGACGCGATGGTCGACGGGGTGGAGGGCGCGGTCTTCGCGGGCACCCCGGCCATCACGCCGCTCTCGCACGAGTTGCGCGCCATGCGCGATCCCGGAACCCCCGTCACCTGGCCCGTCGTGTCGTCGGTGCCGCAAGTGCAGTTCTTCCCCAATGCGAGCGCGGCGAGGGACTTCGACGGGACCTGGGCCGCTCCGCGCATCGCGTACCTCGAGCACGGCAACGATCCCGTGGTGTGGATGGACTGGTCCATCTTCTACAAGAAGCCGGAGTGGCTCTCTGCGGGTCAGCGCTCACCGGACATCTCGGAGCAGATGGTCTTCATCCCGCTCGTGACGGGCCTCCAGGGCCTCGCGGATATGGCGATGGCAGAGGGCGTCCCGGATGATGCCGCCACCGCTACGCCGACGCGACCTTCTACGCGTGGATCAAGGTCACGGGAGACGGGGGCCTCGACCAGGCGGCCCTCGACCGCATTCAGGACGTCATCGACCAGTACGACACCGCCGCGCCGATCGGCCAGTAGCGCCGCCTTGCCTCGCTCCGGTGCCCGGCGTAGCGTCGGAGGAAGAAAGGGGTGTGCCATGACTGACAAGGATGATCGCCGCCACAAGGCGTTTGAGCAGATTCGCGCAAACGAGCTCGCGCGGGGCGCGAGCGAGGACGAGGCCGCTCAGACGGCGGCGGCCACGGTCGACAAGGTTCTCGCCGCGCAGGATGGCAGCGACTGA
- a CDS encoding NAD(P)/FAD-dependent oxidoreductase, translated as MSDAEFPDRHVATRVAIVGAGQAGLAVAYFLRRAGLLPGQDFLVLDAGPRSGGAWQHRWESLRLGDTHKVHDLPGMHEMGLTFDDAPRDRPARDVVAAYYSMYEKHFDLRVARPAAVTWVDRTDDGYRLTLEPGGPFDTLDAQVLVNATGTWTNPRVPAIAGRREFGGLQVATPEWVSAEPFRGRQVAVVGGGTSALGFLDELANVGATTLWYTRREPVFVDDEPWLSETRGARAVSLQDAAARSGAILPSIVSVTGLARSSLVQRLEARGQLQRRPMFRRVVADGVIEQDGTFTYVDAIVWATGFRAELRHLEGLDLAGPSGAITVQRGQVVTEPTIYMAGYGPQASTVSSNRAGRTTAKLILGQLAERAAANSTA; from the coding sequence ATGTCCGACGCTGAGTTCCCCGATCGCCACGTCGCCACGCGCGTCGCGATCGTGGGCGCGGGGCAGGCGGGTCTTGCGGTCGCGTACTTCCTGCGTCGCGCGGGTCTGCTTCCCGGGCAGGACTTCCTCGTGCTCGACGCCGGGCCCCGTTCCGGCGGCGCGTGGCAGCACCGCTGGGAGTCGCTGCGCCTCGGAGACACGCACAAGGTCCACGACCTGCCGGGGATGCACGAGATGGGCCTCACGTTCGATGACGCTCCGCGAGACCGTCCGGCCCGTGATGTCGTGGCCGCGTACTACTCCATGTACGAGAAGCACTTCGATCTGAGGGTTGCGCGGCCCGCGGCCGTGACGTGGGTGGACAGGACCGATGACGGCTATCGCCTCACTCTCGAGCCCGGCGGGCCTTTCGACACCCTCGACGCGCAGGTTCTTGTGAACGCGACGGGCACGTGGACCAACCCGCGCGTTCCCGCGATCGCGGGGCGCCGAGAGTTTGGCGGGCTCCAGGTCGCGACGCCGGAATGGGTCAGCGCCGAGCCGTTCCGCGGCAGGCAGGTCGCCGTCGTGGGCGGTGGCACCTCGGCCCTCGGATTCCTGGACGAGCTCGCCAACGTCGGCGCCACGACGCTCTGGTACACGCGCCGCGAGCCGGTGTTCGTCGACGACGAGCCGTGGCTTTCCGAGACGCGCGGTGCCCGTGCCGTCTCGCTCCAGGACGCCGCCGCCCGCTCCGGTGCCATCCTCCCCTCGATCGTCTCCGTGACGGGCCTTGCCCGCAGCTCGCTCGTGCAGCGACTCGAGGCGCGCGGCCAACTCCAGCGGCGTCCGATGTTCCGCCGCGTCGTCGCCGACGGCGTCATCGAGCAGGACGGCACCTTCACCTACGTCGACGCGATCGTCTGGGCAACGGGCTTCCGTGCGGAGCTGCGCCACCTCGAGGGCCTCGACCTCGCGGGCCCCAGCGGTGCCATCACGGTCCAGCGCGGACAGGTAGTCACCGAGCCGACGATCTACATGGCCGGCTACGGCCCCCAGGCGAGCACCGTGTCGTCGAATCGGGCTGGCCGCACCACGGCCAAGCTGATCCTCGGTCAGCTCGCGGAGCGCGCTGCCGCCAACTCGACCGCCTGA